From Coleofasciculus sp. FACHB-1120, one genomic window encodes:
- a CDS encoding adenylosuccinate synthase: MANVVVIGAQWGDEGKGKITDLLSKSADVVVRYQGGVNAGHTVVVEEQTFKLHLIPSGILYPDTECIIGCGTVIDPQVLIEELDQLEALKISTRNLLISQNAHVTMPYHRLIDQASEERRGSYKIGTTGRGIGPTYADKSERTGIRVLDLMDTEGLREQVRWTIDYKNVILEKLYNLPPLDAESVIEQYLGYAERLRPHIVDSSLKIYDAIGRRRNVLFEGAQGTLLDLDHGTYPYVTSSNPVAGGACVGAGVGPTMIDRVIGVAKAYTTRVGEGPFPTEQNGSVGEMLCDRGAEFGTTTGRKRRCGWFDAVIGRYAVRINGLDCLAITKLDVLDELEEINVCVAYEIDGDRTQDFPTNSRQFSRCQPIYKTLPGWKQSTADCRTLEDLPQQALDYLKFLAELMDVPIAIVSLGASRDQTIIVEDPIHGPKRALLHANGTPVTSHR, encoded by the coding sequence TTGGCTAACGTAGTTGTGATCGGTGCCCAGTGGGGCGATGAAGGCAAAGGTAAGATAACTGATTTACTTAGCAAATCAGCGGATGTCGTAGTACGTTACCAAGGGGGTGTCAATGCTGGGCACACCGTTGTGGTGGAGGAGCAGACCTTTAAACTGCACCTGATTCCGTCTGGAATTTTATATCCTGACACCGAGTGCATTATTGGTTGTGGAACGGTTATCGATCCGCAGGTTCTGATTGAAGAGCTGGATCAATTAGAAGCTCTGAAGATATCCACCCGCAATCTACTGATCTCTCAGAATGCCCACGTCACAATGCCTTATCACAGGTTAATTGACCAGGCATCCGAGGAGCGACGCGGTAGCTATAAAATCGGTACGACCGGACGCGGTATTGGCCCTACTTATGCAGATAAGTCGGAGCGAACTGGGATTCGGGTCTTAGACTTGATGGATACCGAGGGGTTGCGCGAACAGGTGCGATGGACGATCGATTATAAAAACGTCATTTTAGAAAAGCTTTACAACTTACCGCCCTTGGATGCAGAAAGCGTGATCGAGCAGTACCTGGGGTACGCCGAGCGTTTGCGTCCGCACATCGTGGACAGTTCCTTAAAGATTTACGACGCGATTGGGCGACGACGCAATGTTTTGTTTGAGGGTGCCCAAGGAACGCTCTTAGACTTGGATCACGGAACCTATCCTTATGTTACCTCCTCAAACCCAGTCGCTGGGGGAGCTTGCGTGGGTGCTGGGGTAGGGCCAACGATGATCGACCGCGTGATTGGAGTAGCCAAAGCATACACGACGCGGGTAGGAGAAGGGCCGTTTCCCACCGAACAGAATGGCAGCGTCGGAGAAATGTTGTGCGATCGCGGGGCGGAATTTGGCACCACGACAGGGCGCAAGCGCCGCTGTGGCTGGTTTGATGCAGTAATCGGTCGTTATGCTGTGCGGATTAACGGTCTCGATTGTCTCGCGATCACCAAACTAGATGTTCTCGACGAACTAGAGGAAATTAACGTCTGCGTCGCCTACGAAATTGATGGCGATCGCACCCAAGATTTCCCCACGAACTCTCGGCAATTCTCCCGCTGTCAGCCGATCTACAAAACTCTGCCCGGATGGAAACAATCCACTGCTGACTGTCGTACCCTGGAAGACTTACCCCAGCAGGCGTTGGATTATCTCAAGTTCCTGGCAGAGTTGATGGATGTCCCAATTGCAATCGTCTCCCTCGGTGCCAGCCGCGATCAAACGATTATAGTAGAAGATCCGATCCACGGTCCCAAGCGGGCGCTATTGCACGCCAACGGCACGCCGGTAACATCACATCGGTAA
- a CDS encoding YdcF family protein encodes MFLFLSKLLPLFIYPLGLACVLMIVALVLLWKRPRWAGVPIVLALIALLAGSNGWVENSLLRSLEWQNLPPAELPTAEAIVILGGATKSASPPRPSVDLSEEGDRVFYGAQLYREGKAPLVIASGGRIDWRGSGAPESGDMAVILETLGVPKSAILQDPSSLNTYENAVNVRQILEKQGIRRVLLVTSAMHMPRSLLIFKRQGIQAIPAPTDFLVTEADLLESNRSLQARILNALPDAERLHRSTRALKEYIGTGIYRLKGWL; translated from the coding sequence ATGTTTTTATTTCTCTCAAAACTGCTACCGCTATTTATCTATCCTTTGGGTCTTGCCTGCGTGCTGATGATTGTGGCGCTGGTATTGCTGTGGAAACGCCCTCGTTGGGCAGGGGTGCCGATTGTTCTAGCATTGATTGCCTTGCTGGCGGGCAGTAATGGCTGGGTGGAGAACTCGTTATTGCGATCGCTAGAATGGCAAAATCTCCCACCGGCAGAACTCCCAACTGCTGAGGCGATTGTTATCTTGGGCGGTGCCACGAAATCGGCTTCGCCGCCGCGACCGAGTGTAGATTTGAGCGAAGAAGGCGATCGCGTCTTCTATGGTGCCCAGTTATACCGCGAAGGCAAAGCTCCTCTCGTGATTGCTAGCGGCGGACGTATCGACTGGCGGGGCAGTGGGGCACCCGAATCTGGGGATATGGCTGTAATTTTAGAAACATTAGGCGTCCCTAAATCTGCCATTCTTCAAGATCCTAGCTCTTTGAACACTTATGAAAATGCGGTGAATGTGCGGCAAATTTTAGAAAAGCAAGGGATTCGCCGCGTATTATTAGTTACTTCGGCAATGCATATGCCGCGATCGCTCTTGATTTTCAAGCGTCAGGGAATTCAAGCGATCCCTGCCCCCACCGACTTTTTGGTGACAGAAGCAGACCTTCTCGAATCCAACAGGAGCCTGCAAGCTCGAATCCTGAATGCTTTACCAGATGCCGAGCGGTTACACAGGTCAACCAGAGCGTTAAAAGAATACATTGGAACAGGGATCTATCGCCTTAAAGGCTGGCTTTAA
- a CDS encoding adenosine deaminase — protein MSLYAELHRHLGGSVVPRILWRYFHRSDSELAQRFPNYPEFEEFYTRPRNTLDEYLELHTLVESTQTAETLPYFIYRLIRGAYIFENLAYLELRYTPYLRTSEHLSQSERIDQMATIVDIVGNASRVPEYPIVTSQILCMHSRLPYEVNRAIVDLAAQKKEYVCAVDMAGGDAQISERLDEFVQLYKDARSLGVKTTGHLYETPSGCYPELLPYLMRIGHGIQIPLLYPELLPQLAQQNQCLEVCPTTYLKTGTLEDMRQLKRVFDRCFEAGVDIAICTDNAGLHNVRLPFEYENLLTLDIIDFEQLQACQEAAFRHAFAWPYSQRPASLLTGLLHPESPNILAVTS, from the coding sequence GTGTCTTTATATGCTGAATTACATCGCCATCTTGGCGGTTCTGTTGTGCCTCGTATTCTTTGGCGGTATTTCCATCGCAGCGATTCTGAACTGGCTCAACGATTTCCGAACTATCCAGAGTTTGAAGAATTTTATACACGACCCCGCAATACGCTAGATGAGTATTTAGAATTACATACGCTGGTGGAAAGTACGCAAACGGCAGAAACTTTGCCCTACTTCATCTATCGGCTGATTCGGGGTGCTTATATCTTTGAGAATTTGGCTTATTTGGAGTTGCGATATACACCGTATCTGCGAACGTCTGAGCATTTAAGCCAATCAGAACGAATTGACCAAATGGCGACAATTGTGGATATTGTCGGTAACGCTAGCCGGGTGCCTGAGTATCCGATTGTTACTAGCCAAATTCTGTGTATGCACTCGCGGCTACCTTATGAGGTAAACCGGGCGATTGTTGATTTGGCAGCACAGAAAAAAGAGTATGTCTGCGCCGTGGACATGGCGGGAGGAGATGCCCAAATTTCCGAGCGTCTAGATGAGTTTGTCCAATTGTACAAAGATGCGCGATCGCTCGGCGTCAAAACTACAGGTCATCTCTACGAAACGCCTTCTGGCTGTTATCCGGAACTGCTGCCCTATCTGATGCGAATCGGTCATGGCATCCAGATTCCCCTCCTATACCCAGAATTATTGCCACAATTGGCTCAACAAAATCAGTGTTTGGAAGTATGCCCCACCACGTACCTAAAAACAGGCACGCTGGAAGATATGCGTCAACTCAAACGGGTATTTGACCGCTGTTTTGAAGCGGGTGTAGATATTGCCATCTGCACCGATAATGCTGGGTTACATAATGTACGTCTGCCCTTTGAATATGAAAATCTGCTGACACTGGACATTATTGATTTTGAACAGTTGCAAGCTTGTCAGGAGGCAGCTTTCCGCCATGCCTTTGCTTGGCCTTACAGCCAGCGTCCGGCGTCGCTTTTGACAGGATTGCTGCACCCAGAATCTCCGAATATTTTAGCAGTGACTAGTTAG
- a CDS encoding AAA family ATPase, with amino-acid sequence MTEASFPPLIQQMLQPSFYPHPVTQPIELIQTHVSYVLLTGDLVYKVKKPMNFGFLNYSTLELRQHFCNEEIRLNQRGASEIYLEILPITQIGDQFHLNGTGEPVEYVLKMRQFPQDGLFSNLFEQDLLTEKLMEDLGRVVAKFHEKAHTDDYIRKFGEVAQIRDAIDENYRQTENYIGGPQTQEHYEETRQYTDSFFADREKLFKSRIQNNWIRECHGDLHLRNICLWQDKILLFDCIEFNEPFRFVDVMFDIAYAVMDMDARSRPDLGNAYLNTYVEQMGDWEGLQVLPLYLSRQAYVRAKVTSFLLDDPAVPAADKEKAAATAAQYYQLAWEYTRSPSPAYATISGSSPSPAYAAVSGSSRQGKLFLMSGLSGSGKSTVARLQARRLGAIHIRSDALRKHLGGVPLEQPGGADLYSDEMTQKTYSRLLELGIMLTSQGWSVILDAKYDRQKLREDAIAQATAHQIPLQILHCTAPMEVCQERLSSRTGDISDATVDLLAKQQAAAEPFSQSEQAYVKTLDTTQDWESQLNS; translated from the coding sequence ATGACAGAAGCTTCTTTTCCTCCTTTAATTCAGCAGATGTTGCAGCCCAGTTTTTATCCTCATCCGGTGACGCAACCCATTGAGCTGATTCAGACACACGTTTCTTATGTGTTGTTGACGGGTGATTTGGTTTATAAAGTTAAAAAGCCGATGAATTTTGGCTTTTTAAACTATTCAACGTTAGAGCTAAGGCAGCATTTTTGTAATGAAGAGATCCGGCTGAATCAGCGCGGTGCATCGGAAATTTATTTAGAAATTTTGCCGATTACTCAGATAGGCGATCAATTTCATCTAAATGGCACGGGTGAGCCGGTGGAATATGTGCTGAAAATGCGTCAGTTTCCCCAAGATGGCTTATTCAGCAATCTGTTTGAGCAAGACTTGCTGACGGAAAAACTCATGGAGGATTTGGGACGGGTTGTTGCCAAATTCCATGAAAAAGCCCACACAGATGACTATATTCGTAAATTTGGTGAAGTGGCTCAAATTCGGGATGCCATTGATGAAAATTATCGGCAAACTGAAAATTATATTGGTGGACCGCAAACTCAGGAACATTACGAGGAAACCAGGCAGTATACAGACTCTTTCTTTGCTGATAGAGAGAAGTTATTTAAAAGCAGAATTCAAAATAATTGGATTCGGGAATGCCACGGGGATTTGCATCTGAGAAATATTTGCCTCTGGCAAGACAAGATTCTGCTATTTGATTGCATTGAATTTAACGAGCCGTTTCGCTTTGTCGATGTCATGTTCGACATTGCCTATGCAGTGATGGATATGGATGCGCGATCGCGTCCAGACCTTGGCAATGCCTATTTGAATACTTATGTCGAGCAGATGGGAGATTGGGAGGGGTTGCAGGTGTTGCCGTTGTACTTGAGCCGTCAAGCTTATGTACGAGCGAAGGTGACTTCTTTCTTGTTGGACGATCCGGCTGTTCCCGCAGCGGATAAGGAAAAAGCCGCCGCCACTGCTGCCCAATATTACCAACTAGCGTGGGAATACACGCGATCGCCGTCCCCGGCGTATGCCACTATTAGTGGCTCCTCGCCGTCTCCGGCGTATGCCGCTGTCAGTGGCTCCTCGCGCCAAGGAAAGCTGTTTTTGATGTCGGGTCTATCGGGTTCTGGGAAGAGTACGGTAGCGCGACTCCAGGCGCGGCGCTTGGGGGCAATTCACATCCGTTCGGATGCGCTGCGGAAACATTTAGGCGGCGTTCCCTTGGAACAACCAGGGGGGGCAGACCTTTATTCCGATGAGATGACTCAGAAGACTTACAGCCGGTTGTTGGAATTGGGGATAATGCTGACAAGCCAGGGTTGGTCGGTGATTTTGGATGCGAAGTACGACCGGCAGAAGTTGAGAGAAGATGCGATCGCGCAAGCCACAGCTCACCAAATCCCTTTGCAAATCCTCCACTGCACGGCACCGATGGAAGTTTGCCAGGAGCGTCTCTCCTCCCGTACTGGTGATATCTCTGATGCTACCGTTGACCTATTGGCGAAGCAACAAGCCGCTGCTGAACCTTTTAGCCAATCGGAACAAGCTTATGTGAAAACTTTAGACACGACTCAAGATTGGGAGTCACAATTAAATAGCTAA
- a CDS encoding ferredoxin-thioredoxin reductase variable chain — protein MKVGDRVRVIKSVIVYHHPENKGKPFDVKDREGEVVAIVHEWQGRPVSANLPVFVQFDKKFKGHFREDELETLN, from the coding sequence ATGAAAGTAGGCGATCGCGTCCGCGTTATCAAATCTGTGATTGTTTACCACCATCCTGAAAATAAGGGTAAGCCTTTTGATGTCAAGGATCGGGAAGGAGAAGTGGTCGCAATCGTTCACGAATGGCAAGGCAGACCCGTCAGCGCCAACCTTCCAGTTTTTGTCCAGTTTGACAAAAAATTTAAAGGTCACTTCCGCGAGGATGAGCTAGAAACTCTAAATTAG
- a CDS encoding EAL domain-containing protein — protein sequence MLKKIDEEDLLLKIEQLEIQDYRVLQPVDGFELKYIESMMERQRLVSALEQQTRELEASQMRFRTLEMLYELFWQLGYTLNYEELVRLMLAHLYRAVPHDVSASILMTEDLCHVFIQPNCTLTPEVQEEIQQRLLKTFIRMRGKNTPLEAEQCPITTLESQGFDETRSPIRSLGSSFQVPIINAEGNQVVGLLFVAAQAEGAFTEEQVRLLYTVANQASVSMQRLRSLLAVEQQHLESLVENLPEGVLLLDANQRVVLANQAAWKYLALLQNQSATPDNLVTSLGEQSLEVLLQAPSEGKFCHEVVLEGAQRQVFEVVAQPLIAKAGLGTSNWVLVIRDVTERQRVEETSRLRDRAIAASSNGIVIVDARLPDLPVIYVNPAFERITGYTAAEVTGRNCRFLQGEDTNQPALQELRAALRLGKTSSVILRNYRKDGTHFWNELNVSPIYNSEGIVTHFVGIQMDITERKQAEDQLLHNAFYDVLTDLPNRALFMERLHRALERAKHSENYLFAVLFLDLDRFKNVNDSLGHIVGDQMLIAIAKRLEKSLRHGDTVARLGGDEFAILLENINGIGDATHVADRIHQELTLPLNLDGHEVFSTASIGIAVGAGSSGSDYGGYDHPEDLLRDADIAMYRAKALGKARYEVFDKNMHARAVALLQLETDLQRAIERGEFLLHYQPIVCLKTNQIVSFEALLRWQHPERGFVSPGEFIPVAEETGLITRIGWWVLREACAKLHEWQTQFPSSIPLSISVNLSGKQFSQPDLVERIAEIFAETGVDASSLKLEITESAIMENVESASAMLWRLRKLGVQLYMDDFGTGYSSLSYLRRFPIDKLKIDRSFVSQMAVDNESLEIVRTIVMLAHNLGMNAIAEGVETVEQLAQLRSLQCEYAQGYFFSKPVDADTARSLIAS from the coding sequence GGATTATCGGGTTCTGCAACCCGTGGATGGCTTCGAGTTGAAGTATATAGAGTCCATGATGGAGCGACAGCGTTTGGTCAGTGCTTTGGAACAGCAGACACGGGAGTTGGAGGCGAGTCAGATGCGCTTCCGCACTTTGGAGATGCTGTACGAGCTTTTTTGGCAACTGGGTTACACCTTAAACTACGAAGAATTGGTGCGACTGATGTTGGCACACTTGTATCGTGCTGTGCCCCATGATGTCTCAGCTAGCATCTTGATGACTGAGGACTTGTGCCATGTTTTCATCCAACCGAATTGCACTCTCACGCCGGAAGTTCAGGAGGAAATTCAACAGCGGCTGCTCAAAACTTTTATTCGGATGAGGGGGAAAAATACCCCATTAGAGGCGGAGCAATGTCCGATTACAACCTTAGAGTCACAGGGGTTTGATGAAACGCGATCGCCAATTCGCAGTTTGGGTTCGTCTTTCCAAGTTCCGATTATCAATGCTGAAGGCAACCAAGTGGTGGGGCTGCTATTTGTAGCAGCTCAAGCAGAAGGAGCTTTTACGGAAGAGCAGGTACGATTGTTGTATACGGTGGCAAATCAGGCTTCGGTCTCAATGCAGCGGTTGCGATCGCTGCTAGCTGTCGAACAACAACATTTAGAGAGCTTGGTCGAAAATTTGCCGGAGGGCGTGCTACTCCTGGATGCCAATCAGCGGGTTGTTTTGGCGAACCAGGCGGCTTGGAAATATCTGGCACTCCTGCAAAACCAGAGTGCTACTCCTGACAATCTTGTGACTTCTTTAGGAGAGCAGTCTTTGGAGGTACTGCTACAAGCACCCAGCGAGGGGAAGTTTTGCCATGAGGTTGTGCTGGAGGGGGCACAGCGCCAGGTTTTTGAAGTCGTTGCTCAACCATTGATTGCCAAGGCGGGTTTAGGAACAAGCAATTGGGTGTTGGTGATTCGGGATGTGACAGAACGTCAACGAGTCGAGGAGACTTCCCGATTGCGCGATCGCGCGATCGCTGCTAGTAGTAATGGGATTGTTATCGTTGACGCCAGACTGCCCGATTTACCTGTTATCTACGTGAATCCGGCTTTTGAGCGGATCACGGGTTACACAGCGGCGGAAGTCACCGGACGAAATTGCCGTTTTCTGCAAGGAGAGGACACCAATCAACCGGCGTTACAGGAACTGCGGGCGGCGCTGCGGTTGGGAAAAACTTCGAGTGTTATTTTACGCAACTACCGTAAAGATGGCACCCATTTTTGGAATGAGTTAAATGTCTCGCCGATTTACAACAGCGAGGGCATTGTTACTCATTTTGTCGGCATTCAAATGGATATTACAGAGCGCAAGCAAGCGGAAGATCAACTGCTGCACAATGCGTTTTATGATGTTCTCACCGATTTGCCCAACCGAGCTTTGTTCATGGAGCGCTTGCATCGGGCGCTTGAGCGGGCTAAGCATTCTGAGAATTATTTATTTGCTGTCCTGTTTTTGGATCTTGACCGATTTAAAAATGTCAATGACAGTCTTGGGCATATTGTCGGCGACCAAATGCTGATTGCGATCGCTAAACGCTTAGAAAAAAGCCTTCGCCACGGCGATACGGTAGCGCGTCTGGGTGGAGATGAATTTGCAATTTTGCTGGAAAATATCAATGGCATCGGTGATGCTACCCATGTTGCCGATCGCATCCATCAAGAACTGACCTTGCCGTTAAATTTAGACGGGCATGAAGTCTTTTCCACCGCCAGTATTGGCATTGCTGTAGGGGCGGGATCTTCTGGCTCTGACTATGGGGGTTATGACCACCCAGAGGATCTCCTGCGCGATGCCGATATTGCCATGTATCGAGCAAAGGCGCTGGGGAAAGCTCGTTATGAGGTCTTTGATAAAAATATGCACGCCCGTGCAGTAGCTCTGCTTCAGTTAGAAACCGATTTGCAACGAGCAATTGAACGGGGGGAGTTTTTACTTCACTATCAACCGATTGTCTGTCTAAAAACGAATCAGATTGTTAGTTTTGAAGCGCTGTTACGTTGGCAACATCCAGAACGAGGTTTTGTTTCTCCAGGAGAGTTTATTCCGGTTGCAGAAGAAACCGGATTAATTACTCGGATTGGCTGGTGGGTACTGCGCGAAGCTTGTGCCAAATTGCACGAATGGCAGACGCAATTTCCGAGTTCCATTCCTTTGAGTATTAGCGTGAATCTTTCGGGTAAACAGTTTTCTCAGCCCGATTTAGTGGAACGTATCGCTGAGATTTTTGCGGAAACAGGAGTGGATGCTAGCAGTTTAAAGCTAGAGATTACCGAAAGCGCGATTATGGAAAATGTGGAATCCGCATCGGCGATGCTTTGGCGACTAAGAAAGCTGGGCGTTCAGTTGTATATGGATGACTTCGGGACGGGTTATTCATCCTTAAGTTACTTGCGTCGTTTCCCCATCGATAAGCTAAAAATTGACCGCTCCTTCGTCAGTCAGATGGCAGTGGATAATGAAAGCTTAGAGATTGTTCGGACAATCGTGATGCTGGCTCACAATTTGGGAATGAATGCGATCGCAGAGGGTGTGGAAACCGTAGAGCAACTTGCTCAACTGCGATCGCTGCAATGCGAATACGCGCAAGGATATTTCTTCTCTAAGCCTGTTGATGCTGACACAGCGCGATCGCTCATCGCCAGCTAA
- a CDS encoding 50S ribosomal protein L25/general stress protein Ctc, with the protein MDHTVECQKRPEGSKPNALRRSGLVPAVLYGHKGTESVELTLEAKKAETLLKGASVNNTLIQLNIPDISWSGKTLLKEVQTHPWKRTSLYHLSFFAVAAHGDLDVQVPLHYVGEAYGVKQEGGVLDPVLTELQVRCAPESIPESIEIDVSNLHIGDKLHLGELVLPQGVTALGEPDQVTVSVLQPRVEVEAEETEESETESEA; encoded by the coding sequence ATGGATCATACAGTTGAATGTCAAAAGCGCCCTGAAGGGAGCAAGCCGAATGCCCTTCGTCGCAGTGGATTAGTTCCAGCCGTTTTATACGGGCACAAAGGAACTGAATCCGTTGAGCTGACTTTGGAAGCCAAAAAAGCTGAAACTTTACTCAAAGGTGCCTCCGTTAATAACACCTTGATTCAGCTCAACATTCCTGACATTTCTTGGAGTGGTAAAACACTGCTCAAAGAAGTACAGACGCATCCTTGGAAAAGAACCTCCCTGTATCACCTCAGCTTTTTTGCAGTCGCGGCTCATGGCGACCTTGATGTGCAAGTTCCCCTGCATTATGTGGGAGAAGCCTATGGTGTTAAACAAGAGGGCGGCGTATTAGACCCCGTACTCACTGAACTTCAGGTGCGGTGTGCGCCTGAAAGCATCCCAGAATCCATTGAGATAGATGTCTCTAATTTGCACATTGGAGATAAACTGCATCTCGGCGAACTCGTTTTGCCGCAAGGAGTAACAGCCCTTGGTGAGCCAGATCAAGTGACTGTAAGTGTCCTCCAGCCTCGCGTCGAGGTTGAAGCTGAAGAAACTGAGGAGTCGGAAACTGAATCCGAAGCATGA